Proteins co-encoded in one Quadrisphaera sp. RL12-1S genomic window:
- a CDS encoding ABC transporter ATP-binding protein: protein MTTDEPALRLRGVSRTFGQTAALSDVSLEVPHGTVCGLLGRNGAGKTTLMSLAAGHDRPTAGRVEVFGRDPFTHAPTTSAVSLVRDDQRYPDDFRLRHVLAVAPRFHERWDRERAAELVDAFRLPARTDVKKYSRGQLSALGIVLGLCSRAPLTVFDEPYLGLDAGARRTFYAQLVADLAEHPRTVLVSTHLVDEMEALLDHVVVLEGGRVVRDCSLDEARSAAYTVSGPAVVVDGLTAGLPVLTSSRLGGLRSTTVEAPLTPEAAAAARTAGAQVEQASLQDVVAAHGADQDDDDPTHRTAHPTLETAGARA, encoded by the coding sequence GTGACCACCGACGAGCCAGCCCTCCGCCTCCGCGGCGTCAGCCGGACCTTCGGCCAGACCGCGGCCCTGAGCGACGTCAGCCTCGAGGTGCCGCACGGCACGGTCTGCGGCCTGCTGGGGCGCAACGGCGCCGGCAAGACCACGCTGATGTCGCTGGCCGCCGGGCACGACAGGCCCACGGCCGGACGGGTCGAGGTGTTCGGGCGGGACCCGTTCACCCACGCGCCCACCACCAGCGCGGTGAGCCTGGTCCGGGACGACCAGCGCTACCCCGACGACTTCCGCCTCCGGCACGTCCTGGCCGTGGCCCCGCGCTTCCACGAGCGGTGGGACCGCGAGCGCGCCGCCGAGCTGGTCGACGCGTTCAGGCTGCCGGCGCGCACCGACGTCAAGAAGTACTCCCGCGGTCAGCTGTCCGCGCTGGGCATCGTGCTGGGGCTGTGCTCGCGGGCGCCCCTGACGGTCTTCGACGAGCCGTACCTGGGTCTGGACGCAGGCGCGCGGCGCACCTTCTACGCCCAGCTGGTGGCAGACCTCGCCGAGCACCCGCGCACGGTGCTGGTCTCCACCCACCTGGTGGACGAGATGGAGGCGCTGCTCGACCACGTGGTGGTGCTCGAGGGCGGCCGCGTGGTGCGCGACTGCAGCCTCGACGAGGCGCGCAGCGCCGCGTACACGGTCAGCGGCCCCGCCGTCGTCGTCGACGGTCTCACCGCGGGGCTGCCGGTGCTGACGAGCAGCCGGCTGGGCGGGCTGCGCTCCACCACCGTGGAGGCACCGCTGACGCCGGAGGCAGCAGCAGCCGCACGGACCGCGGGCGCGCAGGTCGAGCAGGCGAGTCTGCAGGACGTGGTCGCCGCCCACGGCGCCGACCAGGACGACGACGACCCCACCCACCGCACCGCGCACCCGACCCTCGAGACGGCAGGAGCCCGCGCATGA
- a CDS encoding GntR family transcriptional regulator → MIDDGRPIFQQIADQVADGIAAGAYPEGAQVPSTTELAAFHRINPATVGKGVNLLVERGLLHKRRGLGMFVSEGARAALLADRTARFSDAFVAPLLDEARALGLGLDEVQRLITERAAQPAAQPAAQPAAQPAAAPVPPSSGAPQQRGPATTRERSPL, encoded by the coding sequence GTGATCGACGACGGACGACCGATCTTCCAGCAGATCGCCGACCAGGTCGCCGACGGCATCGCCGCCGGCGCCTACCCCGAGGGCGCGCAGGTGCCCTCCACCACCGAGCTCGCGGCGTTCCACCGCATCAACCCGGCCACCGTCGGCAAGGGCGTGAACCTGCTGGTGGAGAGGGGGCTGCTGCACAAGCGCCGCGGGCTCGGGATGTTCGTCAGCGAGGGCGCGCGCGCCGCGCTCCTGGCCGACCGCACCGCCCGGTTCTCCGACGCCTTCGTCGCACCGCTGCTCGACGAGGCCCGGGCGCTGGGCCTGGGCCTCGACGAGGTCCAGCGGCTCATCACCGAGCGCGCAGCGCAGCCCGCAGCCCAGCCCGCAGCCCAGCCCGCAGCCCAGCCCGCCGCAGCGCCGGTCCCGCCGTCCTCAGGAGCCCCCCAGCAGCGAGGGCCCGCCACCACCCGCGAGAGGAGTCCCCTGTGA